Part of the Sulfuricurvum kujiense DSM 16994 genome, AGAACGTGCCAATTGGGAGGAACGGGAGGTGAGACCGAGGGTTTCGAGCGCTTCATCGACGACATGCTTGCGGTTGGCCAGTTCATAGATCCGTGCGACGAAATCGAGATTTTCACGGATACTCAAATCTTCCCAGTAGGAAAACTTCTGGGTCATATATCCCGCTTCGCGTTTGATCGCATCACTTTGGGTACGGATATCGTATCCCAGACAATGCCCTTCACCGCTATCGGGGGTCAATAATCCGCACATCATTCGGATCGCGGTTGTTTTTCCGCTGCCGTTTGGCCCTAAAAATCCGAGTATTTCACCCCGTCCGACTTGGAGCGAGAGGTCTTTGACGACGTGTTTATCGCCGAAATATTTATTCAGACCTCGAACATCGATGACGGCATCAGAGGCGTTCAAGAGAGACTTCCACAGGCTGACCCGGATGCAGATGAACCGCATCACTCTTTTGCGGATACGCTTCGATCATGTAAGTGAGTTTCTCTTTGGTCTCATTGCTGTAAATGATCGGAGGAGTAAACTCGGCTTCCGGTGAGATATAGGTGATTTGTGCAGGGATTTTTTTGCCGTCGCTGCGGGAGACAATGGATACATTGTCGCCGATGTGCAAGGATTCGGAAATCTTTTGAGGGACAAAAAAACGGATTTTGATATTTTCAGGGGGGAGGAGTCTGATGATGATTCCCCCCTGCGGAACAAACTCCCCCTCACGGTAGAGAGTATCGAATACCAAAGCGTCGTAACGGGATTTCACCCCTTTTTCATTGACTTTCCATTGTGCCAGTTTTACCGCTGAACGGAGTTGTTCAACCCGTTTCTCCTGAGCGGAAATTTGATCGAGGCGTTTGGCGAGTTTGGCAACATTCAGGCTGTTTTTGAGCTCTCTGACTTTTGCGGCGGTTGATTTGGCTAATGTTTCCGAAGCGTCCAGTTGGGTTTTTGAGACGGCGTTGGCAGGAGAGAGGGCGCTGTTGCGTTCAAACTCTTTGGCGGCATTCTCCGCCGAAGCGGTCGCTTGAGAGAGCTGTGCTTCGATCACGCGGATCTCTTCGGGGCGGGAGCCTTTTTGATAATCTTTGAGGATTGCTTCGGCTGCAGCGAGATCGGCAGTTGCTTCCTTAAGTGTCAAAAGCTCACTGTCACACTCCAAGGCAAAAAGATTCTCATTGATGGAAACATGACTTCCCCGTTTGACGAAAAGTTTGTCGAGTTTTCCGCTTTGGGTAGAGGAGAGATTGACGAATTCCCCTTCCGCATATCCGCTATACGTTTGAATGTCGGATCTTTGGCATCCGCCGAATATAAACAGTGGAATGAGCAAAAAGAGTGCTGTTGTTTTCATACCAATTATTATAGCGCCTAAGAGACAATATTGTTTAGATGCCGCTGCTATTGTGAAGTCAAATTATATTGGTGGACAAGGCTGTAGATTTTGCTCCATAAATCGATCAAAAAATTGTAAAAATGCTTCGGTGTTTACCACTTTCTGTTCATAATCCATTTTCTCGTATTTTTCGGAAATTAAACTTTCCAATTCACTCATAATGTCTTGTATTTCGGTATCGATTTGATCAATGTTAAGAGAATTTTTTCGTTGTTGGTTCATATTATTTATCCTGCACTTTAACTCATAGAAGCAGAT contains:
- a CDS encoding HlyD family secretion protein, which encodes MKTTALFLLIPLFIFGGCQRSDIQTYSGYAEGEFVNLSSTQSGKLDKLFVKRGSHVSINENLFALECDSELLTLKEATADLAAAEAILKDYQKGSRPEEIRVIEAQLSQATASAENAAKEFERNSALSPANAVSKTQLDASETLAKSTAAKVRELKNSLNVAKLAKRLDQISAQEKRVEQLRSAVKLAQWKVNEKGVKSRYDALVFDTLYREGEFVPQGGIIIRLLPPENIKIRFFVPQKISESLHIGDNVSIVSRSDGKKIPAQITYISPEAEFTPPIIYSNETKEKLTYMIEAYPQKSDAVHLHPGQPVEVSLERL